Below is a genomic region from Candidatus Protochlamydia phocaeensis.
GCATGCGCAAGCCTCGCATGGGTGGAGGCTAGCCCTCCCTCCAAATGGCAAAGGCATGCATACATGGCTAGACGATCAGTCTTGGAAGGCGCTAAATGAAATCTTCGCCCGCCTTGACAGGCAAGAGAGCTGGCAGGCATTGGAAAAGACGATCGACCTTTTCCGTCAGCTGGCTATTCCACTCTCCAAACAGATGGGATTTGCCTATCCCCATGACATGGATAGCCATCTATCGCAATTCGTTCAGAAGCTGAGAAAAGAAGATGAGCATGAATAGTAAGTTAAATAAATGCCAAGAGGCCCTAAAAGGGCCTCTTGATTCAAAATTAATGCAAAATATTCCAAGCTGTATTGGTCGCCCCATCGCTTCCAAGTCCAGTTAGGTTTTCGTGATCGCGGTTCAAATCCCAAAACATGATTCCACCAAGTCCATTGGCAATCACATATTCGGCCGCATTTTGAATATCGCTCAAAGAGGTCATCACGTGCAGATCATCATATCCCGGCATCAATCCAATAATAATCTTAGAGGCAGGTACGCCCATATTTTGCAGGGCTTGAATATCCTGTTGGTAAGAATAGCCCGGGCCATAGTCATAGGCCATGATGCTAATCGAATTGACATAAGGATGCGCCCCTTGAATCACTTGATCATAGGGATAAGTGGTCGAAGCCGGCGTTTTTGGCGTATAGCTGATAAGCGCTTGGCTTCCCAATAGCTGCCGTGTGTTTTGCAGCAAAGCGATTTGCAAATCGGGGGCGGGATAATCTTCGATATCAAAGTCTACACCGTCCAGATTATTCCCTTGAACAAAGGAGGCTATTGCTTGAGCCATTCCAACTGCATCTTGAGCTGTCAAAAGCTGCCCTGATAAGCCATAAGTCGCTCCTCCAATAGATAATTTAACCTTTTTGCCTGCATTGTGGACGGCTGCAATGAATTGCGTCAAAGTCGCTTGATCGCAGTCTAGGCCTGCAATGGCGAATGTATGCGTGCCTGTTGAATTAAAATTGGCAAACGCAATATCGATGACATCGGCATGCATATTGACAATAGTGTTGATGGAATCAACCGAATTCCAAGACTCCCAATAGCCTTCCACAATGGCGTTAGTCTGTGGCGCCTGCTGAGTCACGATGGCTTCTTCAATATTGCTTTGAGGGCCGGTTAAGACTCCTGAGTAAGCTGTTGCGCGATAGTAATACTGGCCAGGCTGTTTCCCGCTTGCTTGGTAAGAGGTATTCGCTCCATGATAGGCAATTTGGGGATCGGAGAAATCGCTAGTTAAAGACTCTTCTAACGTATAGCCTTGAGCCCCCGCCACAGCACTCCAGCTGACGAGATATTGGCTGTTGCCCGTAGGATTGCTAATGGGCTGTAGGATTGGAGCTGCCAGATCAACTTGAACGGTCACGCTTTGTACATTGCTATAAGGACTTATGCCGGAAGAGTTGATCGCAGCCACTCGGTAAAAATACGTCCCATTAGGCTGATTGGCCGCTGAATAAGAGAGCGCTGTTCCTTGGGCAACCACCTGCGGATTGGAAAAAGCACTGGTGATATCTTGTTGAAGCTGATAAGTGGCCGCATTAGCGACGCTGTTCCAAGAAACCAAATAGCTTGTTGGAGAAGAAGAACTAATGACAACCGGATTTAAGACAGGCGCCTTGGGGACAGGTGGAGGAGTCGGCACGCCATTTGCCATAGCCAATAGCCCATTAAGGGCAGGAGTGCCGGAATCCGGGTTTTGCACAATCATGC
It encodes:
- a CDS encoding glycosyl hydrolase family 18 protein, with translation MKRGLSLIFSFLLLLVARAYADTAFPLQASYVIDTAWPSGYQATVTLTNPSSTATSSWTAAFSLPDGQSISSLWNGAYTASGQNITVKNPTWIGGGTIPGEGSTTFGMIVQNPDSGTPALNGLLAMANGVPTPPPVPKAPVLNPVVISSSSPTSYLVSWNSVANAATYQLQQDITSAFSNPQVVAQGTALSYSAANQPNGTYFYRVAAINSSGISPYSNVQSVTVQVDLAAPILQPISNPTGNSQYLVSWSAVAGAQGYTLEESLTSDFSDPQIAYHGANTSYQASGKQPGQYYYRATAYSGVLTGPQSNIEEAIVTQQAPQTNAIVEGYWESWNSVDSINTIVNMHADVIDIAFANFNSTGTHTFAIAGLDCDQATLTQFIAAVHNAGKKVKLSIGGATYGLSGQLLTAQDAVGMAQAIASFVQGNNLDGVDFDIEDYPAPDLQIALLQNTRQLLGSQALISYTPKTPASTTYPYDQVIQGAHPYVNSISIMAYDYGPGYSYQQDIQALQNMGVPASKIIIGLMPGYDDLHVMTSLSDIQNAAEYVIANGLGGIMFWDLNRDHENLTGLGSDGATNTAWNILH